Genomic DNA from Azospirillum brasilense:
CGGCAAGCGCCTCCCTTGACGGGCGTTTGCCGGCGGTTATGTTTTGGGCCGGTCACGATCATCCGCATCCCGTGTCTTTCGAAAGCGCCGTCCATGACCTCTTCCAGCAGCTCCCCGATCTCCGGTTTCGACGAGGAGGCCCTGGAAGCGGGGCGGCTTCTGTTCGCCAAGGAATGCGATTTCATCTGGGGCGCCCAGACGGCGGAGCAGCTGCCGGAGGCCGACCTGCCGGAGGTCGCCTTCGCCGGGCGGTCCAACGTCGGCAAGTCCAGCCTCGTCAACGCGCTGACCGGGCGCAAGACGCTGGCCCGCACCTCCAACACGCCGGGCCGCACCCAGCAGCTCAACTTCTTCAATCTCGGCAACCGGCTGAAGCTGGTCGACATGCCCGGCTACGGCTACGCCAAGGAATCGAAGGAGAAGATCGAACTCTGGAACGACATGGTCCGCCGCTTCCTGCGCGGCCGCGTCACGCTGCGCCGGGCGCTGGTGCTGGTCGATTCGCGCCATGGGCTGAAGCCCAACGACGAGGAGATCATGACGATGCTCGATCAGGCGGCGGTGCCCTACGTCGTCGTCCTGACCAAGTCGGACAAGGTGCGGTCGCAGGAACTGGCCGAGGTGAGCAAGCGCACCGTGGCGGCGCTGAAGAAGCACCCCGCCGCCTTCCCGGAGATCCACGCCACCAGCTCCGAGAAGGGCCAGGGCATCGCGGAGCTGCGGGCCAGCCTCGCCCAGCTCGCCAGCCTGGGGTGACCCGATGGCCTTCGAGCTGACGCCGGCCCTGCTGTTCCTCATCCAGGCCATCCTGCTGATCGCCGGCCCGTTCCTGCTGTGGCGGTTGTCCGGCCTGAAGCATGTGGTTCCGATGGTGGTCATCCAGATCCTGTTCGGGATCGCGCTCGGCCCGTCGGTTCTCGGGCAGGCCGCGCCGGAACTCTGGCAGCCGCTGTTCGCCAAGGGGTCTCTGGCGCCGCTCTCAGGGCTGGCTCTGCTCGCCGTGGTCTTCTTCGCCTTCCTGACCGGGCTGCATCTCGATCTGGAGGAGTTCAAGGGGCGCGGGCGCGCCTTCGTCGGGATCAGCCTGTCGAGCATGATGGTGCCGACGCTGCTCGGCGGGGCGCTCGGCTGGTGGATCGTCGGCGCCTTTCCCGGGATGGCCGGGCCGAAGGCCGACCCGCTGCTGTTCGCCGCCGGCTTCGGCATCTGCGTCGGGGTGACCGCCCTGCCGGTGCTGGGCGCCATCCTGCGCGAGATGGGCCTGATCGGGGAGCGGGTCGGGCGGCTGGCGCTGGGCTATGCGGCGGTCAACGACGCGCTGCTGTGGATTCTCATCACCGCCGTGCTGGCCCTGGCGGCGGGGGGCAGCGGCGGCTTCGCCGGGGTGGCGTGGATCGCCGTCCTCGGCTTCGCCTATCTCGCCGCGACGGAGCTGTTCGCGCGTCCCCTGCTGACCCGGCTGATGAACCGCATCGCCCCGGACGGCGCGGTCGGCGACATGGTGGTGGTGGTCACCTGCGCCGCTCTGCTGGGCTCTGCCGCGGTGACGGAGCTGATCGGGCTGCACTACATCCTGGGCGCCTTCGTCGCCGGCACGGTCATGCCGCGGCGGCTGGCGGCGGCCATCCTGGACCGGCTGGAGCATTTCGCCACGCTGATCCTGCTGCCCTTCTTCTTCACCCTGACCGGTCTGAAGGTCAATCTCGACCTCGCCGCCGCGGCGCAATGGTGGGTCTTCGCGCTGGCGACGGTGGCGACCATCCTGGGCAAGGTGCTGGGCACCGCCCTGCCCGCCCGGCTGTCGGGCGAGAGCGCCGCCGATTCCTGGCGGCTCGGCACGCTGATGTCCTGCAAGGGGCTGATGGAGGTCATCGTCCTGACCATCCTGCTGGAGGCTGGGGTTCTGTCGGACGCCTGCTTCTCCGCCATGGTGCTGATGGCGGTGGTGGTCACCGCGCTGACCCAGCCGATGACCCTGCTGGCCGGGCGGATCGCCGGCCATCGGACGGGCCACGCCGGCACAGCCTGAACCCGTCAGGCGGGTTTCCTCAGCCGGGCTTGCGCACGTTCCCGGTCACCACCGGATCGGCGCCCGGCCCCTCGGATCCGGCCTTTCCACCCCCGCGCGCCTGCTCCTTCAGCGCCTTGTTAGCCTCCGTCACCTCCTGGGCGTCGGGGGAGCCGTAGATCTCCTCGGCCCGCCGGGCGGTCTCCTCCATCTCGGCCTTGTGGGCCTCGGTGAAGGGGTTGCGCGGCGTCGGCATGATGCGGTCGTTCATGGCGGGGTCCTTGCTGGCTCGTCCTGCTTTGGCGAACCGCCGGGCGCCGCAAGGGTTCCCGGACGCGGCACCTGCCTGAAAAAGCCCCCTAGGCACCCCCGGCGCTTTCCGTTAAAGAGTCGGCGGAATCTCACCCGACTGGCCCACCCCGACGAACGGCTCCATCCCGTGCAGAACACGACCCGCGACGAGTGGCTCGCCAAGGCCCGCACCCTGTCCGAAGCCCTGCCCTATATGCGCCGCTACGCCGGGCGCACCTTCGTCATCAAGTACGGCGGCCACGCCATGGGTGACGACAGCCTGGCGGAGAAGTTCGCCCGCGACATCGTCCTGCTGAAGCAGGTCGGCATCAACCCCGTGGTCGTGCACGGCGGCGGCCCGCAGATCGGACAGATGCTGCAGCGGCTGGCCATCAAGTCCAGCTTCATCGACGGCCTGCGCGTCACCGACAAGGAGACGGTCGAGGTGGTCGAGATGGTGCTGGCCGGCTCCATCAACAAGCAGATCGTCGCCGCCATCAACAACGCGGGCGGCCGCGCCGTCGGCCTGTCGGGCAAGGACGGCAGCCTGATCACCGCGCGCAAGCTGCGCCGCACCCAGCGCGACCCGGACAGCAACATCGAGAAGGTGCTGGACCTCGGCTTCGTCGGTGAGCCCTATCAGGTGAACCCGCAGATCATCACGTCGCTGGCCCAGTCGGACATCATCCCGGTCATCGCCCCCATCGGCTTCGACCGCAACGGCGACACCTACAACATCAACGCCGACACCGCGGCGGGCGCCGTCGCCTCGGCGCTGGGCGCCACC
This window encodes:
- the yihA gene encoding ribosome biogenesis GTP-binding protein YihA/YsxC → MTSSSSSPISGFDEEALEAGRLLFAKECDFIWGAQTAEQLPEADLPEVAFAGRSNVGKSSLVNALTGRKTLARTSNTPGRTQQLNFFNLGNRLKLVDMPGYGYAKESKEKIELWNDMVRRFLRGRVTLRRALVLVDSRHGLKPNDEEIMTMLDQAAVPYVVVLTKSDKVRSQELAEVSKRTVAALKKHPAAFPEIHATSSEKGQGIAELRASLAQLASLG
- a CDS encoding cation:proton antiporter, giving the protein MAFELTPALLFLIQAILLIAGPFLLWRLSGLKHVVPMVVIQILFGIALGPSVLGQAAPELWQPLFAKGSLAPLSGLALLAVVFFAFLTGLHLDLEEFKGRGRAFVGISLSSMMVPTLLGGALGWWIVGAFPGMAGPKADPLLFAAGFGICVGVTALPVLGAILREMGLIGERVGRLALGYAAVNDALLWILITAVLALAAGGSGGFAGVAWIAVLGFAYLAATELFARPLLTRLMNRIAPDGAVGDMVVVVTCAALLGSAAVTELIGLHYILGAFVAGTVMPRRLAAAILDRLEHFATLILLPFFFTLTGLKVNLDLAAAAQWWVFALATVATILGKVLGTALPARLSGESAADSWRLGTLMSCKGLMEVIVLTILLEAGVLSDACFSAMVLMAVVVTALTQPMTLLAGRIAGHRTGHAGTA
- the argB gene encoding acetylglutamate kinase; protein product: MQNTTRDEWLAKARTLSEALPYMRRYAGRTFVIKYGGHAMGDDSLAEKFARDIVLLKQVGINPVVVHGGGPQIGQMLQRLAIKSSFIDGLRVTDKETVEVVEMVLAGSINKQIVAAINNAGGRAVGLSGKDGSLITARKLRRTQRDPDSNIEKVLDLGFVGEPYQVNPQIITSLAQSDIIPVIAPIGFDRNGDTYNINADTAAGAVASALGATRFFLLTDVAGVLDKNKELVPRLSLDQARAAIADGTATGGMIPKIETCIDAVEQGVDAAVILDGRVPHALLLEIFTEGGAGTLIGRE